A stretch of the Aegilops tauschii subsp. strangulata cultivar AL8/78 chromosome 4, Aet v6.0, whole genome shotgun sequence genome encodes the following:
- the LOC109783681 gene encoding uncharacterized protein: MRIRRYAARLLANSAPAAASAAPPQPAPWLHAAADDCAICELTRGSDPQVAPDGIKHKGHIADLEPEGELLKSDQDHRVRLPQRPPVLEAQECEVGHEHSVIKGSVRPEAMEETTLVSEAATEPVVMEGAHVVDEATAEQEVGVATPLVNGSVTDPEVTGGASLVSGSITETEVMSGVSLANEAVGGREVSMGISLVSGSIAEPEVISGASLADEAVAETEVSGGLCLVSEAATEAADVAIASEVTTGAPLDNKGVAEQDIKMGASPVDESASEAATEAADLVTTPGAPLDNQGVAEPDIKMGASPVNECAAKTATEAAGVVAALRVTTVASFDNKGVAEPDIKMEASPANESAAEMDFVHSGSLVTEAATHPGLPERVSLANGAATEREASEAGSLVSEPAAEAADVVTALEVTTGAPIDNEGTAEPEIKIGPSFANESTAEMDSVLLGSLVTEATTHPGLIGRVSLVTETGVTGGANLDTEVSIEPEDTGRPSLINESTELEITRGVSIATDAASEPEVTGQASACSGDSDAALKEAETLDCDLDSANVQIEKAGESVATEVQPSRDDRGDVGSVNAMSTSPVTDKSLAFDEVIPQDDAPSVSCASGVVVRSVGKSGRTDVICYARRRGKRKLDMEETKTDQLEMGDGDIYGQCEEKATFDITVPCESAMSTAESADIKLADIKRGLVDNSASSKGKKRKGRFECDIDYCHMTFKKRAELSIHKKNMCTIKSCGKHFRSHKYLRRHQSIHNEEAPYKCPWEGCSMSFKWTWALADHFQVHTGEKPYKCRTPGCSKIYKYVSDFTRHRMRCKPQR; encoded by the exons ATGCGCATCCGGCGCTACGCCGCGCGCCTGCTCGCCAACTctgcccccgccgccgcctccgcggcCCCGCCCCAGCCCGCGCCCTGGCtccacgccgccgccgacgactgCGCCATCTGCGAGCTCACCCGCGGCTCCGACCCGCAG GTTGCTCCGGACGGGATTAAGCACAAGGGGCACATTGCGGACCTGGAGCCGGAGGGTGAGCTGCTCAAGAGCGACCAGGACCACCGCGTCCGCCTACCTCAGCGACCTCCTGTCCTTGAAG CTCAAGAATGTGAGGTAGGCCATGAGCACTCTGTGATTAAAGGTTCTGTGAGGCCGGAAGCTATGGAGGAGACCACTCTTGTCAGCGAAGCTGCTACTGAGCCGGTAGTCATGGAAGGAGCCCATGTTGTTGATGAAGCTACTGCTGAGCAGGAGGTTGGAGTGGCGACTCCTCTTGTGAATGGCTCTGTCACCGACCCGGAGGTTACTGGGGGAGCTTCTCTTGTGAGTGGATCGATCACTGAGACAGAAGTTATGAGTGGAGTTTCTCTCGCTAATGAAGCTGTTGGGGGGCGAGAAGTTTCAATGGGAATTTCTCTTGTGAGTGGATCGATCGCCGAGCCAGAAGTTATAAGTGGAGCTTCTCTCGCCGATGAAGCTGTTGCCGAGACAGAAGTTTCAGGGGGACTTTGTCTTGTGAGTGAAGCTGCAACTGAGGCAGCAGATGTAGCCATCGCGTCGGAAGTTACAACTGGAGCTCCCCTTGACAACAAAGGTGTCGCAGAGCAAGATATTAAAATGGGCGCTTCTCCTGTCGATGAATCTGCTTCTGAGGCTGCAACTGAGGCAGCAGATTTAGTTACCACACCAGGAGCTCCCCTCGACAACCAAGGTGTTGCAGAGCCAGATATTAAAATGGGAGCTTCTCCTGTCAATGAATGTGCTGCTAAAACTGCAACTGAGGCTGCAGGTGTAGTCGCCGCTCTGAGAGTTACAACTGTAGCTTCCTTCGACAACAAAGGTGTTGCAGAGCCAGATATTAAAATGGAAGCTTCTCCTGCCAATGAATCTGCTGCTGAAATGGATTTTGTACACTCAGGTTCCCTTGTTACTGAAGCTGCAACTCATCCAGGACTACCTGAAAGAGTTTCTCTTGCTAATGGAGCTGCTACTGAGCGAGAGGCTTCAGAGGCAGGTTCACTTGTGAGTGAACCTGCAGCTGAGGCAGCAGATGTAGTCACCGCGTTGGAAGTTACAACTGGAGCTCCCATTGACAATGAAGGCACTGCAGAACCGGAAATTAAAATTGGACCTTCTTTTGCGAATGAATCTACTGCTGAAATGGATTCAGTACTGTTAGGTTCACTTGTTACTGAAGCTACAACTCATCCTGGACTTATAGGAAGAGTTTCTCTTGTCACTGAGACAGGAGTTACAGGAGGTGCTAACCTCGACACTGAAGTTTCCATAGAACCAGAAGATACAGGTCGACCTTCTCTTATAAATGAATCTACCGAATTGGAAATTACACGGGGGGTTTCTATTGCTACCGATGCTGCTTCAGAACCAGAAGTTACTGGCCAAGCTTCCGCTTGTAGTGGAGATAGTGATGCTGCTTTAAAGGAGGCAGAAACTCTTGACTGCGATTTGGATAGTGCCAATGTGCAGATTGAAAAGGCAGGAGAGTCTGTTGCCACCGAAGTGCAACCTTCTAGAGACGACAGGGGAGATGTTGGTTCTGTGAATGCCATGAGCACTTCTCCTGTTACAGACAAGAGTCTAGCTTTTGATGAAGTAATACCACAGGATGACGCACCCAGTGTTTCATGTGCATCAGGCGTAGTTGTTAGAAGTGTTGGTAAATCAGGGAGAACTGATGTCATATGTTATGCTAGGCGCAGAGGTAAAAGAAAGCTGGATATGGAAGAAACAAAGACAGACCAACTTGAAATGGGTGATGGTGACATCTATGGTCAGTGTGAGGAAAAGGCGACATTTGACATAACTGTTCCTTGTGAGAGTGCGATGTCAACCGCTGAATCTGCAGACATTAAACTCGCCGACATAAAGAGAGGTCTTGTGGACAATTCAGCCTCAAGCAAGGGTAAAAAGAGGAAGGGACGATTTGAATGTGACATTGACTACTGCCACATGACATTCAAGAAAAGAGCCGAACTTTCTATCCACAAGAAGAACATGTGCACGATCAAGTCATGCGGCAAACATTTTAGATCCCACAAGTATCTGAGACGCCACCAGAGCATTCACAACGAGGAGGCACCTTACAAGTGTCCGTGGGAAGGTTGCAGTATGTCTTTCAAGTGGACATGGGCTCTGGCTGATCATTTCCAAGTTCATACAGGGGAAAAGCCCTATAAATGCAGGACACCTGGGTGTAGCAAGATATATAAGTATGTTTCAGACTTTACCCGGCATAGGATGAGGTGCAAACCGCAGAGGTAA